In Vigna angularis cultivar LongXiaoDou No.4 chromosome 8, ASM1680809v1, whole genome shotgun sequence, one DNA window encodes the following:
- the LOC128193797 gene encoding uncharacterized protein LOC128193797, with protein sequence MLQHDTWQSHAEWVGWRVSGGARVARCIYGSTVVTQHSNKWGVKDKWREVHDLFSGLSGFAWNLVSMKFHAEDEVWMDLIQSRPTAAKWRVDSIKHYDLMVELWAADRATGTGVRTARQARRQRVGPRVSVDLNQNIEYTPEQPDWTRYRDPTPPSPHPSVDEYSPGQTQSVPSVPSGGTSSSRG encoded by the exons ATGCTCCAACACGACACTTGGCAGTCGCATGCAGAGTGGGTGGGATGGCGTGTCAGTGGAGGTGCACGTGTGGCGAGGTGCATTTATGGGAGCACAGTGGTGACTCAGCACAGTAATAAATGGGGCGTGAAAGATAAATGGCGTGAGGTACACGACTTGTTTTCTGGATTAAGTGGATTTGCGTGGAACCTGGTTAGTATGAAATTTCATGCTGAGGACGAAGTTTGGATGGACCTGATTCAG TCCAGGCCAACTGCGGCAAAGTGGAGAGTTGATAGCATAAAACACTATGATTTAATGGTTGAGTTATGGGCAGCTGATCGAGCTACAGGGACTGGTGTTCGAACCGCTCGTCAAGCACGAAGACAGCGAGTTGGGCCTCGTGTAAGTGTTGATTTGAACCAAAATATTGAGTACACTCCAGAACAGCCTGATTGGACGAGGTATAGAGACCCAACCCCACCATCTCCTCATCCATCTGTAGATGAATATAGTCCAGGACAGACTCAATCTGTGCCTTCTGTCCCATCCGGTGGTACTTCATCTTCACGCGGCTAA